One genomic segment of Hordeum vulgare subsp. vulgare chromosome 2H, MorexV3_pseudomolecules_assembly, whole genome shotgun sequence includes these proteins:
- the LOC123428165 gene encoding uncharacterized protein LOC123428165, with amino-acid sequence MNTIPETSVSCDFMPLRFDRSGSRHCARFLPWRDAGLVVSICLAGAFVACLFSGFVADGIGRRRTFQLSALPMITGAALSFPWFNSSQEQIRAKGQLFLLTWITTTGCSTTTTSTTVMTKLSAADTEEQSCLLQTCMTGGEGAATASFTHQAVDTEEQARLLQSLQGSFTFRAWLFVESGGHYFDPLTYSSS; translated from the exons gatcggggtcccgacactgcgCGCGGTTCCTTCCGTGGAGGGATGCAGGGCTCGTGGTCAGCATATGCCTGGCGGGAGCGTTCGTCGCATGCCTGTTCAGCGGCTTCGTCGCCGATGGAATCGGCCGGCGCCGCACTTTTCAGCTCAGCGCGCTACCCATGATCACGGGAGCCGCCTTAAG CTTCCCGTGGTTCAATTCCTCCCAAGAGCAGATCCGCGCCAAAGGGCAACTTTTCTTGCTCACGTGGATAACGACCACTGGCTGCTCCACAACAACGACAAGCACGACGGTCATGACGAAGTTGTCTGCCGCCGACACCGAAGAGCAATCATGCCTTCTCCAAACTTGCAtgacgggaggggagggggcggccacTGCCTCCTTCACACACCAAGCTGTCGACACCGAAGAGCAAGCCCGCCTTCTCCAGAGTTTGCAAGGAAGCTTTACGTTCAGGGCATGGTTGTTTGTAGAGAGTGGCGGACACTACTTTGATCCTTTGACATATAGTTCTTCATAA